Proteins encoded in a region of the Macaca mulatta isolate MMU2019108-1 chromosome X, T2T-MMU8v2.0, whole genome shotgun sequence genome:
- the LOC114674704 gene encoding nuclear RNA export factor 2-like isoform X5 produces MEHSDGSSSPQGENKGRDSSQGSFGKENFHDEHDGYELPPPHLQKEDENVEVGDVHEDPQIRNIPSTLQPNSRSVECRSEYQDRIPPEREVEKNTQNGDLGTWFKVTIPYGIKYDKTWIVNSIQSHCNVPFTPVAFHYNKNQAHFFVQDVSAACALKKVNCKIHDEKNQKVFVFVNLSTKPQSMQKMLKPKEMAQLKLTLNKRYDVSQQALDLQRLRFDPDLVKNHIDIILNRRNCMAATLKIIERNFPELLSLNLCDNKLHQLDGLPDIIEKAPKVKTLNLSKNKLKSAWELGKVKGLKLEELWLEGNPLCSTFSDQSAYVSTIREYFPKLLRLDGQELGSPIIIGIEAPEIIKPCKESYKGSETIKSLVLQFLLQYYLIYDSEDRKGLLSVYHDKACFSLTITLNPEDPEPSSLEKYFKDSRNIKNIKDPHLRVQLLKHTKREIVDSLSVLPRTQHDLNSYVVDLCIQTEVSLFVVFKVEGESPGSVLAFTRTFILTSISNSNLYIVNDKLIVRNASMKETQSAFSIPVPAPSSSSLPTLSQEQQEMVETVSIESGVKLEQSQKCLQDSE; encoded by the exons AACACAGTGATGGTAGCAGCTCTCCTCAAGGAGAAAATAAAGGTCGAGATTCTTCCCAGGGGAGTTTTGGAAAGGAGAACTTTCATGATGAACATGATGGGTATGagctcccacctccccaccttcAGAAGGAAGATGAAAATGTAGAGGTGGGGGATGTCCACGAGGACCCCCAAATAAGAAA CATCCCCTCTACCTTACAACCCAATAGTAGGAGTGTGGAATGCCGTAGTGAATACCAAGATAGAATTCCTCCAGAGAGAGAAGTGGAGAAGAACACACAGAATGGAGACCTGGGGACCTGGTTCAAGGTCACA ATTCCCTATGGGATAAAGTATGATAAGACTTGGATAGTGAATTCAATCCAGAGCCATTGCAATGTCCCCTTCACTCCAGTCGCT TTCCACTACAACAAAAATCAGGCCCACTTCTTTGTTCAGGATGTTAGTGCTGCCTGTGCATTAAAGAAAGTCAACTGCAAGATTCATGATGAGAAAAACCAAAAG gtgtttgtttttgtcaatCTTTCTACTAAACCCCAGTCTATGCAGAAAATGTTGAAACCAAAAGAGATGGCACAGCTAAAG TTGACCCTGAACAAACGATATGATGTCTCCCAGCAAGCTCTTGATCTCCAGAGGCTCCGCTTTGACCCAG ACTTGGTGAAAAATCATATTGATATAATCCTGAATCGAAGAAACTGCATGGCTGCCACTCTGAAGATCATTGAAAGGAATTTCCCTGAG CTATTATCTTTGAACTTGTGTGACAACAAACTGCACCAGCTGGATGGCCTGCCTGACATTATAGAGAAGGCTCCCAAAGTCAAGACCCTGAACCTCTCCAAAAATAAG CTGAAGTCAGCATGGGAGTTGGGCAAGGTGAAAGGGCTGAAGCTCGAAGAGCTCTGGCTAGAAGGGAACCCCTTGTGCAGCACCTTCTCGGACCAGTCCGCCTATGTAAG TACCATCCGGGAATATTTCCCCAAGTTGTTACGCCTG GATGGCCAGGAGTTAGGATCTCCAATTATAATTGGCATTGAAGCCCCTGAGATAATAAAACCTTGTAAG GAAAGCTATAAAGGATCTGAGACCATAAAGAGTCTGGTACTTCAGTTCCTGCTTCA GTATTACTTGATCTATGACTCTGAAGATCGAAAGGGTCTCCTCAGTGTTTACCATGACAAGGCCTGCTTCTCCCTGACCATTACCCTCAACCCTGAGGACCCAGAACC GAGCAGCTTGGAAAAATACTTCAAGGATAGCAGGAATATAAAGAATATCAAGGACCCTC ACCTGAGGGTTCAGTTGCTGAAGCACACAAAACGTGAGATTGTGGACTCCCTCAGTGTATTGCCTAGAACTCAGCATGACCTTAACTCCTATGTGGTAGATTTGTGCATCCAGACG GAGGTAtcattgtttgttgtttttaaagtggAAGGAGAGTCTCCAGGTTCTGTTCTTGCCTTCACCCGAACTTTCATCTTGACTTCTATCAGCAATTCCAA TCTGTATATTGTGAATGACAAGCTGATTGTGAGGAATGCCAGCATGAAGGAGACCCAGAGTGCCTTCTCCATCCCAGTGCCTGCACCCTCCTCCAGCTCCTTGCCTACCCTCTCCCAGGAGCAGCAGGAAATGGTGGAGACTGTCTCCATCGAGTCTGGGGTGAAACTTGAGCAGTCTCAGAA
- the LOC114674704 gene encoding nuclear RNA export factor 2-like isoform X4, whose product MEHSDGSSSPQGENKGRDSSQGSFGKENFHDEHDGYELPPPHLQKEDENVEVGDVHEDPQIRNIPSTLQPNSRSVECRSEYQDRIPPEREVEKNTQNGDLGTWFKVTIPYGIKYDKTWIVNSIQSHCNVPFTPVAFHYNKNQAHFFVQDVSAACALKKVNCKIHDEKNQKVFVFVNLSTKPQSMQKMLKPKEMAQLKLTLNKRYDVSQQALDLQRLRFDPDLVKNHIDIILNRRNCMAATLKIIERNFPELLSLNLCDNKLHQLDGLPDIIEKAPKVKTLNLSKNKLKSAWELGKVKGLKLEELWLEGNPLCSTFSDQSAYVSTIREYFPKLLRLDGQELGSPIIIGIEAPEIIKPCKESYKGSETIKSLVLQFLLQYYLIYDSEDRKGLLSVYHDKACFSLTITLNPEDPEPSSLEKYFKDSRNIKNIKDPHLRVQLLKHTKREIVDSLSVLPRTQHDLNSYVVDLCIQTERMLFFSVNGVFKEVEGESPGSVLAFTRTFILTSISNSNLYIVNDKLIVRNASMKETQSAFSIPVPAPSSSSLPTLSQEQQEMVETVSIESGVKLEQSQKCLQDSE is encoded by the exons AACACAGTGATGGTAGCAGCTCTCCTCAAGGAGAAAATAAAGGTCGAGATTCTTCCCAGGGGAGTTTTGGAAAGGAGAACTTTCATGATGAACATGATGGGTATGagctcccacctccccaccttcAGAAGGAAGATGAAAATGTAGAGGTGGGGGATGTCCACGAGGACCCCCAAATAAGAAA CATCCCCTCTACCTTACAACCCAATAGTAGGAGTGTGGAATGCCGTAGTGAATACCAAGATAGAATTCCTCCAGAGAGAGAAGTGGAGAAGAACACACAGAATGGAGACCTGGGGACCTGGTTCAAGGTCACA ATTCCCTATGGGATAAAGTATGATAAGACTTGGATAGTGAATTCAATCCAGAGCCATTGCAATGTCCCCTTCACTCCAGTCGCT TTCCACTACAACAAAAATCAGGCCCACTTCTTTGTTCAGGATGTTAGTGCTGCCTGTGCATTAAAGAAAGTCAACTGCAAGATTCATGATGAGAAAAACCAAAAG gtgtttgtttttgtcaatCTTTCTACTAAACCCCAGTCTATGCAGAAAATGTTGAAACCAAAAGAGATGGCACAGCTAAAG TTGACCCTGAACAAACGATATGATGTCTCCCAGCAAGCTCTTGATCTCCAGAGGCTCCGCTTTGACCCAG ACTTGGTGAAAAATCATATTGATATAATCCTGAATCGAAGAAACTGCATGGCTGCCACTCTGAAGATCATTGAAAGGAATTTCCCTGAG CTATTATCTTTGAACTTGTGTGACAACAAACTGCACCAGCTGGATGGCCTGCCTGACATTATAGAGAAGGCTCCCAAAGTCAAGACCCTGAACCTCTCCAAAAATAAG CTGAAGTCAGCATGGGAGTTGGGCAAGGTGAAAGGGCTGAAGCTCGAAGAGCTCTGGCTAGAAGGGAACCCCTTGTGCAGCACCTTCTCGGACCAGTCCGCCTATGTAAG TACCATCCGGGAATATTTCCCCAAGTTGTTACGCCTG GATGGCCAGGAGTTAGGATCTCCAATTATAATTGGCATTGAAGCCCCTGAGATAATAAAACCTTGTAAG GAAAGCTATAAAGGATCTGAGACCATAAAGAGTCTGGTACTTCAGTTCCTGCTTCA GTATTACTTGATCTATGACTCTGAAGATCGAAAGGGTCTCCTCAGTGTTTACCATGACAAGGCCTGCTTCTCCCTGACCATTACCCTCAACCCTGAGGACCCAGAACC GAGCAGCTTGGAAAAATACTTCAAGGATAGCAGGAATATAAAGAATATCAAGGACCCTC ACCTGAGGGTTCAGTTGCTGAAGCACACAAAACGTGAGATTGTGGACTCCCTCAGTGTATTGCCTAGAACTCAGCATGACCTTAACTCCTATGTGGTAGATTTGTGCATCCAGACG GAAAGGATGCTCTTCTTTTCTGTCAATGGAGTATTTAAGGAAG tggAAGGAGAGTCTCCAGGTTCTGTTCTTGCCTTCACCCGAACTTTCATCTTGACTTCTATCAGCAATTCCAA TCTGTATATTGTGAATGACAAGCTGATTGTGAGGAATGCCAGCATGAAGGAGACCCAGAGTGCCTTCTCCATCCCAGTGCCTGCACCCTCCTCCAGCTCCTTGCCTACCCTCTCCCAGGAGCAGCAGGAAATGGTGGAGACTGTCTCCATCGAGTCTGGGGTGAAACTTGAGCAGTCTCAGAA